One genomic segment of Kogia breviceps isolate mKogBre1 chromosome 11, mKogBre1 haplotype 1, whole genome shotgun sequence includes these proteins:
- the IAH1 gene encoding isoamyl acetate-hydrolyzing esterase 1 homolog isoform X3 gives MVRYLRSADVPGSRLILVTPPPLGEAAWAQECLRQGCKLNRLNSVVGEYARACLQVAQDCGTDALDLWSLMQKDSQDFSSYLSDGLHLSPKGNEFLFSHLWPLIEKKVSSLPLLLPYWRDIAEAKPALSLLGDGGH, from the exons ATGGTGCGGTACCTGCGGTCCGCGGACGTGCCCGGGAGCAGGCTCATCCTCGTCACGCCGCCGCCGCTCGGCGAGGCCGCCTGGGCACAGGAGTGCCTCCGGCAAG GGTGCAAATTAAATCGCCTCAACTCGGTCGTTGGTGAATATGCCAGGGCCTGCCTACAAGTAGCCCAAGACTGTGGGACTGATGCACTCGACCTGTGGAGCCTGATGCAGAAGGACAGTCAG GACTTTTCTTCCTATTTGTCAGATGGACTACATTTATCACCAAAAGGAAATGAGTTTTTGTTCTCCCATCTTTGGCCTTTGATCGAGAAGAAAGTCTCTTCCCTGCCTTTGCTGCTCCCTTACTGGCGAGACATCGCAGAAGCAAAACCAGCACTAAGTCTTCTGGGAGATGGGGGCCACTAG
- the IAH1 gene encoding isoamyl acetate-hydrolyzing esterase 1 homolog isoform X2, whose product MCLRLVITHSRCAFALKRPCSSQTDESPKQHVPLEEYAANLTSMVRYLRSADVPGSRLILVTPPPLGEAAWAQECLRQGCKLNRLNSVVGEYARACLQVAQDCGTDALDLWSLMQKDSQDFSSYLSDGLHLSPKGNEFLFSHLWPLIEKKVSSLPLLLPYWRDIAEAKPALSLLGDGGH is encoded by the exons ATGTGCCTTCGCCTCGTCATCACTCACAGCAGATGCGCGTTCGCGCTGAAGCGTCCGTGTTCCTCCCAAACAGACGAGAGCCCCAAGCAGCACGTCCCCCTGGAGGAGTACGCGGCGAACCTGACCAGCATGGTGCGGTACCTGCGGTCCGCGGACGTGCCCGGGAGCAGGCTCATCCTCGTCACGCCGCCGCCGCTCGGCGAGGCCGCCTGGGCACAGGAGTGCCTCCGGCAAG GGTGCAAATTAAATCGCCTCAACTCGGTCGTTGGTGAATATGCCAGGGCCTGCCTACAAGTAGCCCAAGACTGTGGGACTGATGCACTCGACCTGTGGAGCCTGATGCAGAAGGACAGTCAG GACTTTTCTTCCTATTTGTCAGATGGACTACATTTATCACCAAAAGGAAATGAGTTTTTGTTCTCCCATCTTTGGCCTTTGATCGAGAAGAAAGTCTCTTCCCTGCCTTTGCTGCTCCCTTACTGGCGAGACATCGCAGAAGCAAAACCAGCACTAAGTCTTCTGGGAGATGGGGGCCACTAG